In Helianthus annuus cultivar XRQ/B chromosome 9, HanXRQr2.0-SUNRISE, whole genome shotgun sequence, the following are encoded in one genomic region:
- the LOC110879194 gene encoding probable calcium-binding protein CML41 codes for MEHTKVTKSFGCFPPKGLMLRLSSFRSKSNNNSNITSPTLMSPKSPKPSIKYNTNNREQEFRLVFARFDADNDGKISALELRSYFGSIGEYMSHQEAQGVIDELDTDGDGFIDFKDFMKLMKVNDDERDDMRAAFEMFEYEKGCGQISPKSLQKTLSRLGDPKTYDECLQMIKMFDTHGKGAVDFNEFQQMMTA; via the coding sequence ATGGAACATACAAAAGTTACAAAATCCTTTGGTTGTTTCCCACCAAAGGGTCTCATGTTAAGGCTAAGCAGTTTTCGTTCAAAAAGTAACAACAACTCAAACATTACTTCCCCAACATTAATGTCACCAAAATCTCCAAAACCTAGTATCAAGTACAATACCAACAACCGAGAGCAAGAGTTTAGATTAGTTTTTGCGCGTTTTGATGCGGATAACGATGGAAAGATATCAGCTTTAGAGCTTCGGTCATACTTTGGGTCGATTGGAGAGTACATGTCACACCAAGAGGCTCAGGGTGTGATCGATGAATTGGACACCGATGGGGACGGGTTTAttgattttaaagattttatgaagctgatgaaggtgaatgACGATGAAAGGGACGATATGAGGGCCGCGTTTGAGATGTTCGAGTATGAGAAAGGGTGTGGGCAGATTAGCCCAAAGAGTTTGCAGAAGACATTGAGTCGACTCGGGGACCCGAAAACGTATGATGAGTGTTTGCAGATGATTAAAATGTTTGATACTCATGGCAAAGGGGCTGTTGATTTTAATGAGTTTCAACAGATGATGACGGCTTAA
- the LOC110876598 gene encoding lysM domain receptor-like kinase 4: MNLFHFIFMLVVFFTIESHGQQMYSGNSVMDCDNNDETGPSPAFLYACNSVKLSCPAFLMFRTQPLYDTVMTISKLMSTDHVGLARINNITDFHKILPLNKELIIPVTCSCLGKYYQANTTFVIPTDYDTYFTIANYTYQGLTTCNSLMRNNIYNQYDLHAGQNLQVPLRCACPTVSQTDVGARYLLTYLITLKDTIKKISKRFKVSIQDLALANGFSSDNENDIFPFTTLLVPLANEPLSSMTRTLGQKHNLSKKFILIGTLAGSFSAILFGLCIGYFLWRRNRKNSDKKVIKWVLPKDIQLGIASVDQNLKVYRFEELEEASDGFSLLNRLSASVYKGSLKGKRVVIKKMGANANKEVKILQKFNHFNLIGLYGVCEHDKACYLVYEFMENGCLKEWLQDKTSQETQTWTNRIRIGLDVAKGLQYLHNFASPAYVHKDINSSNILLSKDLRAKISKFGLARSTEKGQNGNSSIKCPIESKGYNAPEYIESGTVTTKTDVYAFGVVLLELITGRKVVSENDDGEEVMLAEQVIACMVDEKHAKDKVNYLIDPRLKARHPLGFVIDHGELALRLVKLSVACLEPEPSRRLCVNEIVSTLMMIQMDAQSSDTMFEV; encoded by the coding sequence ATGAATCTCTTCCATTTCATATTCATGTTGGTTGTGTTTTTCACCATCGAGTCCCATGGTCAACAAATGTATTCAGGAAACAGCGTTATGGACTGTGACAACAACGATGAAACCGGCCCATCCCCGGCCTTTCTCTACGCTTGCAACAGCGTAAAATTGTCATGTCCTGCCTTCCTAATGTTCAGAACCCAACCTCTATACGACACGGTTATGACCATCTCAAAGCTCATGTCAACTGACCATGTGGGTCTAGCCCGGATCAACAACATCACCGATTTCCACAAAATCTTGCCACTAAACAAAGAGCTCATCATCCCGGTTACTTGTTCTTGTTTAGGTAAGTACTATCAAGCTAACACCACTTTTGTTATCCCCACAGATTATGACACTTACTTTACCATTGCAAACTACACATACCAAGGTCTAACCACTTGTAACTCACTTATGAGAAACAATATTTACAACCAATACGACTTGCACGCCGGTCAGAACCTTCAAGTGCCACTTAGATGTGCATGTCCAACGGTTAGTCAAACCGATGTGGGGGCTAGATATCTCTTAACATACTTGATCACATTGAAAGATACAATCAAAAAGATTAGTAAAAGGTTTAAGGTAAGCATTCAAGATTTAGCTTTAGCAAACGGGTTTTCTTCTGATAATGAAAATGATATTTTTCCATTCACAACTCTTCTTGTTCCACTTGCTAATGAACCTTTGAGTTCCATGACAAGAACACTTGGTCAAAAGCACAATCTGTCCAAAAAATTCATACTAATCGGGACCCTAGCAGGTAGTTTTTCGGCTATTCTATTCGGTTTGTGTATCGGATATTTTCTTTGGAGAAGAAACCGAAAGAATAGTGATAAAAAGGTAATAAAATGGGTGTTACCTAAAGATATTCAACTTGGTATTGCAAGTGTTGACCAAAATTTAAAAGTCTACAGATTTGAGGAGTTAGAGGAGGCTAGTGATGGTTTTAGCCTGCTAAACAGATTGAGTGCTTCAGTTTATAAAGGCAGTTTGAAGGGGAAGAGGGTGGTCATAAAAAAAATGGGTGCAAATGCAAATAAAGAGGTGAAAATTTTACAGAAATTTAATCATTTTAATCTCATAGGACTTTATGGAGTTTGTGAACATGATAAAGCTTGTTATCTTGTTTATGAATTCATGGAAAACGGTTGTTTGAAAGAGTGGCTTCAAGATAAGACTTCCCAAGAAACTCAAACTTGGACGAATCGAATTCGGATCGGTCTAGATGTTGCTAAGGGTTTGCAGTATCTACACAACTTTGCAAGTCCAGCATATGTTCATAAGGACATAAACAGTAGTAATATTCTACTGAGTAAAGATCTAAGAGCCAAGATTTCAAAGTTTGGTCTTGCAAGGTCAACGGAGAAAGGCCAAAATGGTAACTCATCCATAAAATGTCCTATTGAGTCAAAGGGTTACAATGCACCAGAGTACATAGAATCTGGAACTGTGACAACAAAGACTGATGTTTATGCATTTGGAGTTGTTCTTTTGGAACTGATTACAGGAAGGAAAGTTGTGAGTGAGAATGATGATGGGGAAGAAGTTATGTTGGCTGAACAAGTTATTGCATGTATGGTTGATGAAAAGCATGCAAAAGATAAGGTAAATTACCTTATTGACCCTCGTTTGAAAGCTAGACACCCCCTAGGGTTTGTCATAGATCATGGTGAGCTCGCCTTGCGTCTGGTGAAACTAAGTGTAGCTTGTTTGGAACCCGAACCGTCACGAAGGTTATGCGTGAATGAGATAGTATCCACACTCATGATGATTCAAATGGATGcacaaagctctgataccatgtttgAAGTTTAA